From Pempheris klunzingeri isolate RE-2024b chromosome 18, fPemKlu1.hap1, whole genome shotgun sequence, a single genomic window includes:
- the akap12b gene encoding A-kinase anchor protein 12b isoform X2, protein MLGTITLTVGQPDGVSVAQKEEAPETVDTIQDEVAPQVNGEKVEKESQGANDISAVEEKAAEEKPDDASEVGFKKIFRFVGFKFTLKKDKSEEKDPVKLLTVKDKEGEEVSGTDEPTKEEEASTAEEKSTAEEKVADTEAPTAEAEVIKESDKGDATDAPAEGTAAEATDEAVKEEGADKEGETTQPSQETTLSPFRKLFSGGLFSNLRKKASIKKTKEEEDKEAPGVEETGKTEETAAVVGEMEEKVEVEQETKEAAPATAEEEKTEPKEEAPTTPEEAKSETTPEPEVTVETPAPAATDEAKQEEEKAEPGAEEEKAPVEVTSEAELLSSQEKAKPQGSPLKKLFTGAGLKKLSTKKQKIKKDAETKLTESGEQTAEQLQSSTESAEAPKTDSGPSSPEESGEHVIAVEGTQNESTQETEGEVASDGEKKKEGIIPWSSFKKLVTPKKRVKRSSESEDEATGDKPAKSATLSSSESAALADKSTEEEAKEDKPTEEEPKTENTEKLVSSTEEPKKKMDTSVSWEALMCMGGPKKRTRKTSDSDDEETKIEEDLPAAAGEGEQEGKTEAAIVTSQTTESEGEVVSSPEPLGSPPERESAWDTLKRIVMPKNKAKAEEKPEEAAEQVQSDSEAPKDESSFSLRKFLPGRKKKRAEKQASTEQGSGEEDSDTPAVVPLSEYDEQVEAEKEEPAEPAAVQIKVSAEDRSPSWIPAIVEDTDDKHDELSDIPEEAENAATPKSVDTDIAEDETEEEDAFTLKAPGRTGRRLSTAEVKPVAPAPAAETTPVPQGPKPGSAGEVLEGIAAQISEIAPKTSVTVEDVPIEVAVETTEYEPPAEEAESKTNTILETHACDEAMAICTGLGTKEIAKVALEKPVMPIIECVAVIRDALSTEVSKEEKKPITEEATLTEDEVFMAQMHQIETTELEPVVEKSDVIDVQAASEIYEPEIEKIGIVSTVLEGSEVIQATYENSPKAVVFSPIMPTSEAVVCTESIEVTETIIETKEVKMDLEQLSAIGENTPVKDVVQPICETTKTTMTKELEPAISVVVPSEEVPVITQTVVFVAPLSAESVATSDAVTMENASVCDEPVYVQETKKEGTVVITAEVTNTQTAESEISAVIEQASETVEQIKEEIQQVSEIEAQSMVIAQAVIQDAMDKVSEEPEKQPEPKKPSTPTATIPTPVQAVATIEREIETTDTAVVSDTPVVYEKPAPKSPQLLHVAQEVTDEIPIEVTQSLDASVEEEEEKKPEDRLKKAVEVKVSEETVAVEEVMEIMVENQTDKKPEEVKDEQIKESQTDEEPEEVKDEQIEVSQTDKEPEEVKDEQIIEEPEVQEPDVQEAAEEVKPQTEEAKAEAPSEESKEKVLEIHMPVQVVLQTAQVIEEPSVEEEAAEEFDTNGPVAEDVKAESTASVKKLSTLAEEPQVTASAEVSAPSQVPEAAAASQPETEKTTSGKCAEVMAQVIEVIEEAVKEIEPVSTEITAAS, encoded by the exons ATGCTTGGAACAATAACTCTAACAG TTGGCCAGCCAGATGGTGTGTCTGTGGCTCAAAAAGAGGAGGCCCCTGAGACTGTGGACACCATACAGGATGAAGTGGCTCCTCAAGTGAATGGCGAGAAAGTGGAGAAAGAGTCTCAGGGTGCCAATGACATCTCCGCTGTTGAGGAGAAAGCAGCGGAGGAAAAACCTGATGATGCTAGTGAAGTGGGCTTTAAGAAGATCTTCCGCTTTGTGGGTTTTAAGTTCACcctgaagaaagacaaaagtgaagagaaagacCCTGTGAAGCTACTGACAGTCAAAGAtaaagaaggagaggaggttaGTGGGACTGATGAACCtacaaaggaggaggaggcttcTACTGCTGAGGAGAAGAGCACAGCTGAAGAGAAGGTGGCTGACACAGAAGCACCTACTGCTGAAGCTGAAGTGATTAAAGAGAGTGACAAAGGTGACGCCACCGATGCCCCAGCTGAGGGCACTGCTGCTGAAGCTACTGATGAAGCAGTCAAGGAGGAAGGAGCTGATAAGGAAGGAGAGACCACTCAGCCATCCCAGGAGACCACCCTGTCTCCCTTCAGGAAGCTTTTCAGTGGAGGACTCTTCTCTAACCTGAGAAAAAAAGCCAGCATCAAGaagacaaaagaggaggaagacaaggaAGCACCTGGTGTGGAGGAGACAGGTAAGACAGAagaaactgctgctgttgtgggaGAAATGGAGGAGAAGGTTGAGGTGGAGCAAGAAACCAAGGAGGCGGCACCAGCAActgctgaggaagaaaaaacagagccCAAGGAGGAGGCACCAACTACTCCAGAGGAAGCAAAATCAGAGACTACCCCAGAGCCTGAGGTCACTGTTGAAACCCCTGCTCCTGCGGCAACTGATGAAGCCAaacaagaagaggaaaaggcTGAACCTGGTGCAGAAGAGGAGAAGGCTCCAGTAGAGGTGACCTCTGAGGCTGAGCTGCTATCCTCACAGGAAAAGGCAAAGCCCCAGGGAAGCCCCCTAAAGAAGCTTTTCACTGGAGCTGGCTTGAAGAAGCTCTCAACTAAGAAACAGAAGATCAAGAAAGATGCTGAGACCAAGCTTACCGAATCTGGGGAGCAGACAGCTGAGCAGCTTCAATCATCCACTGAGTCAGCAGAGGCTCCAAAAACTGACAGTGGACCTTCATCTCCAGAGGAATCAGGAGAGCATGTTATTGCTGTGGAGGGGACCCAGAATGAGTCTACCCAAGAGACTGAAGGAGAAGTTGCctctgatggagagaagaaaaaagagggtATCATTCCTTGGTCTTCTTTCAAGAAACTAGTAACACCCAAGAAGCGTGTTAAAAGGTCTTCTGAGAGTGAAGATGAAGCTACAGGTGATAAGCCAGCAAAGTCAGCCACCCTGTCCTCATCTGAGAGTGCTGCATTAGCAGATAAAAGTACTGAGGAAGAGGCTAAGGAAGATAAGCCAACTGAGGAAGAGCCAAAGACTGAAAATACTGAGAAACTGGTCAGCAGCACTGAGGAGCCTAAAAAGAAGATGGACACCTCTGTCTCCTGGGAAGCTCTAATGTGCATGGGTGGACCCAAAAAGAGGACTAGGAAGacttctgattctgatgatgaGGAGACCAAGATTGAAGAGGAtctaccagcagcagcaggagaagggGAGCAGGAAGGCAAAACTGAAGCTGCTATTGTCACTTCCCAAACcacagagagtgaaggagaagtTGTTTCCTCCCCTGAACCTTTAGGCAGCCCCCCTGAGAGAGAGTCCGCCTGGGACACACTGAAACGCATCGTTATGCCAAAGAATAAGGCCAAAGCTGAGGAAAAGCCTGAAGAGGCTGCAGAACAAGTCCAGTCAGACAGTGAAGCACCAAAAGATGAGTCATCGTTTTCTTTGAGGAAGTTCTTGCCTGGACGCAAAAAGAAGAGGGCTGAAAAACAAGCCTCCACTGAACAGGGCTCAGGTGAGGAAGACTCTGACACCCCAGCTGTGGTTCCTCTCTCAGAGTATGATGAGCAAGTTGAGGCTGAAAAGGAAGAACCAGCAGAACCAGCTGCAGTCCAAATTAAAGTGTCCGCTGAAGATAGATCCCCCTCATGGATCCCAGCCATTGTGGAGGACACTGATGATAAACATGACGAGCTGAGTGACATTCCAGAGGAGGCTGAGAATGCTGCCACGCCAAAGTCTGTTGACACAGACATTGCTGAAGATGAAACTGAAGAAGAGGATGCATTTACCCTTAAAGCTCCAGGACGCACAGGACGCAGACTGTCCACAGCTGAGGTGAAACCTGTTGCCCCAGCTCCAGCTGCAGAAACCACTCCTGTTCCTCAGGGACCCAAGCCAGGCAGCGCAGGTGAGGTGTTAGAGGGCATAGCGGCCCAAATCAGTGAAATTGCACCCAAGACATCTGTGACTGTTGAAGATGTACCAATAGAGGTAGCTGTTGAAACAACAGAATATGAGCCACCGGCTGAGGAAGCAGAGTCCAAGACAAATACCATCCTGGAGACACACGCTTGTGACGAGGCCATGGCTATCTGCACTGGCCTAGGAACCAAGGAGATTGCCAAAGTAGCTCTTGAGAAACCTGTAATGCCCATCATAGAGTGTGTGGCTGTGATCCGTGATGCTCTAAGCACAGAGGTGtcaaaggaagagaagaagcCAATTACAGAGGAAGCCACTCTTACAGAAGATGAAGTGTTCATGGCCCAGATGCACCAAATAGAAACCACTGAGCTTGAGCCCGTTGTTGAAAAATCAGACGTCATAGACGTTCAAGCTGCCAGCGAGATCTACGAACCTGAGATTGAGAAGATTGGAATTGTCAGCACTGTTCTGGAGGGGTCTGAAGTAATTCAGGCCACCTACGAGAACTCTCCTAAAGCTGTTGTCTtcagtcccatcatgccaacatCTGAAGCTGTCGTTTGCACTGAGAGCATAGAAGTCACTGAAACAATTATAGAAACCAAGGAGGTGAAAATGGACCTGGAGCAGCTTTCTGCCATTGGAGAAAATACCCCTGTAAAAGATGTGGTTCAGCCCATATGTGAAACCACAAAGACCACCATGACAAAGGAGCTTGAGCCAGCAATCTCTGTAGTTGTACCAAGTGAGGAGGTTCCTGTTATCACCCAAACTGTGGTCTTTGTGGCCCCGCTCAGTGCAGAGTCCGTGGCGACATCAGACGCAGTGACCATGGAAAATGCATCAGTCTGTGATGAACCAGTCTATGTGCAGGAAACCAAGAAGGAGGGTACAGTTGTCATAACTGCAGAGGTCACTAACACTCAAACAGCAGAGTCAGAGATCAGTGCAGTCATTGAGCAGGCCAGCGAGACAGTGGAGCAAATCAAGGAGGAGATCCAGCAGGTCAGTGAAATTGAGGCTCAGAGCATGGTCATTGCCCAGGCTGTCATTCAGGATGCCATGGATAAAGTCTCAGAGGAACCTGAAAAACAGCCTGAACCCAAAAAGCCCTCCACCCCAACAGCCACCATACCAACACCAGTCCAGGCTGTAGCaacaatagagagagagattgagacAACAGACACTGCTGTTGTCAGTGACACCCCTGTTGTCTACGAAAAACCGGCACCAAAGTCACCTCAGCTACTCCATGTTGCCCAAGAAGTCACTGATGAAATCCCAATAGAGGTTACACAGAGCCTTGATgcctctgtggaggaggaggaggagaagaaaccagaaGACAGGTTGAAGAAAGCTGTGGAGGTTAAAGTAAGTGAAGAAACTGTTGCAGTGGAAGAAGTGATGGAGATAATGGTAGAGAATCAGACAGACAAGAAGCCTGAAGAGGTCAAGGATGAACAGATCAAAGAGAGTCAGACAGACGAAGAGCCTGAAGAGGTCAAGGATGAACAGATCGAagtgagtcagacagacaaagagccTGAAGAGGTCAAGGATGAACAGATCATAGAGGAACCAGAAGTCCAGGAACCAGATGTACAAGAAGCAGCTGAGGAAGTGAAACCACAAACAGAGGAAGCAAAGGCAGAGGCTCCTTCggaggagagcaaagagaaagtgCTTGAAATTCACATGCCAGTCCAAGTGGTCCTGCAGACAGCGCAGGTGATTGAGGAACCATCAGTGGAAGAAGAGGCAGCAGAAGAGTTTGACACCAACGGCCCTGTGGCTGAAGATGTAAAAGCAGAAAGCACTGCAAGTGTAAAGAAACTCTCAACGCTGGCAGAAGAACCTCAAGTGACAGCTTCAGCGGAGGTTTCCGCTCCCAGCCAAGTcccagaggcagcagcagccagccaaccagagacagagaagacaacATCGGGAAAGTGCGCAGAGGTGATGGCGCAGGTGATTGAGGTGATTGAGGAGGCTGTGAAGGAGATCGAGCCTGTGTCCACAGAGATCACAGCAGCGTCATGA
- the zbtb2b gene encoding zinc finger and BTB domain-containing protein 2b — translation MELANHGLILLQQLNAQREFGFLCDCTVAIGDVFFKAHKAVLAAFSNYFRMLFIHQDSDCVRLKAADIQPDIFSYLLNLMYTGKLAPQLIDPARLEQGVRFLHAYPLLQEASQSVYSHPEHSINLSTSLYGIQISDQQVALSARVPTRRQLSSPFDMEQLSSEGKYPSTPAATAPYANSLPSKQASSPPDTEASTSGSKPIIEEGGMDLLSADGSSASAILHVKPSIMKRSSSFRKHYSCHLCRSRFTQRSLLREHLLQHTQALQQLPAEPSNALSPVMTGEHSMLELEGILKGSKAGSSASASATAVEIISDSEQTPVSGTNSDSPRAEVSTSSWGMAGLNSQADTPPPSDIADIDNLESADLDREVKRRKYECSTCGRKFIQKSHWREHMYIHTGKPFKCSACGKSFCRANQAARHVCLNQGADTYTMVDRQSMELCAAGDDSSQMEAMFLGSSKPYKCNICATTFSSPNEVIKHLCFTQGGLVGLQGNTSAGMLLQREEFSKDEGSDLSNSGTPLERIKTEEILVE, via the exons ATGGAGTTGGCCAACCATGGTCTtatcctgctgcagcagcttaaCGCTCAGAGGGAGTTTGGCTTCCTGTGCGACTGCACTGTGGCTATTGGAGATGTCTTCTTCAAAGCCCACAAAGCTGTCCTCGCTGCCTTCTCCAACTACTTCAGAATGCTTTTTATTCACCAAGACAG tgacTGTGTGCGGCTGAAGGCTGCTGACATACAGCCAGATATCTTCAGCTACCTCCTCAACCTGATGTACACAGGCAAGCTTGCACCGCAGTTGATAGACCCTGCACGGCTGGAGCAGGGGGTCAGATTCCTGCATGCCTATCCGCTCTTGCAAGAGGCCAGCCAATCGGTGTATTCACACCCTGAGCACAGCATCAACCTTTCCACCTCCCTCTACGGCATCCAGATCTCTGACCAACAGGTAGCGCTGTCAGCTAGAGTGCCCACCCGACGACAGCTCTCCTCACCTTTTGACATGGAACAACTCAGCTCAGAGGGGAAGTATCCGTCCACACCAGCTGCCACTGCTCCATATGCAAATTCCTTACCGTCCAAGCAAGCTTCCTCACCCCCAGATACCGAGGCTTCAACCAGTGGCAGCAAGCCCATAATCGAGGAGGGGGGAATGGACTTGCTAAGTGCAGATGGTTCCTCAGCCAGTGCCATCCTCCACGTAAAGCCCAGCATCATGAAGAGGAGCTCCTCTTTTAGGAAGCATTACTCCTGTCATCTGTGCAGGAGCCGATTCACCCAGAGAAGCCTGCTCAGAGAGCATCTCCTCCAACACACCCAGGCTCTACAGCAGTTGCCTGCTGAGCCCAGCAATGCACTCTCACCTGTCATGACTGGAGAACATAGCATGCTAGAGTTAGAGGGCATCCTTAAGGGAAGCAAGGCAGGGTCAAGCGCCTCTGCCTCCGCGACAGCAGTAGAGATAATCAGCGACAGCGAGCAAACGCCTGTTTCAGGTACCAACTCGGACTCTCCCCGAGCAGAGGTGTCCACATCCAGCTGGGGGATGGCAGGATTAAATTCTCAGGCAGACACACCACCTCCGTCAGACATTGCTGATATCGACAACCTGGAGAGCGCCGACCTGGACAGGGAAGTGAAGCGGCGGAAGTACGAGTGCTCCACCTGTGGGCGCAAGTTTATTCAGAAGAGCCACTGGCGTGAGCACATGTACATCCACACGGGCAAGCCGTTCAAATGCAGCGCTTGTGGCAAGAGCTTCTGCCGGGCCAACCAGGCTGCCCGCCACGTGTGCCTGAACCAGGGGGCTGACACCTACACCATGGTGGACCGACAAAGCATGGAGCTGTGCGCTGCAGGGGACGACAGCAGCCAGATGGAAGCAATGTTCTTGGGCTCGTCAAAGCCTTACAAGTGTAACATTTGTGCAACCACCTTCTCCAGTCCCAATGAGGTGATCAAACATTTGTGCTTCACTCAAGGGGGATTAGTGGGGCTGCAGGGAAACACGAGCGCAGGGATGCTGCTCCAGCGTGAAGAGTTCTCCAAAGATGAAGGCTCTGATTTGTCCAACTCTGGCACCCCACTGGAACGCATTAAGACTGAGGAAATCCTCGTAGAGTAG
- the akap12b gene encoding A-kinase anchor protein 12b isoform X1 has translation MGAESSVQRDGKSQEDAPASASASASAGELSAEVSVLQEGGSVLDSKSLQKNGQISSMTSLNGHSEDNTLAEVGQPDGVSVAQKEEAPETVDTIQDEVAPQVNGEKVEKESQGANDISAVEEKAAEEKPDDASEVGFKKIFRFVGFKFTLKKDKSEEKDPVKLLTVKDKEGEEVSGTDEPTKEEEASTAEEKSTAEEKVADTEAPTAEAEVIKESDKGDATDAPAEGTAAEATDEAVKEEGADKEGETTQPSQETTLSPFRKLFSGGLFSNLRKKASIKKTKEEEDKEAPGVEETGKTEETAAVVGEMEEKVEVEQETKEAAPATAEEEKTEPKEEAPTTPEEAKSETTPEPEVTVETPAPAATDEAKQEEEKAEPGAEEEKAPVEVTSEAELLSSQEKAKPQGSPLKKLFTGAGLKKLSTKKQKIKKDAETKLTESGEQTAEQLQSSTESAEAPKTDSGPSSPEESGEHVIAVEGTQNESTQETEGEVASDGEKKKEGIIPWSSFKKLVTPKKRVKRSSESEDEATGDKPAKSATLSSSESAALADKSTEEEAKEDKPTEEEPKTENTEKLVSSTEEPKKKMDTSVSWEALMCMGGPKKRTRKTSDSDDEETKIEEDLPAAAGEGEQEGKTEAAIVTSQTTESEGEVVSSPEPLGSPPERESAWDTLKRIVMPKNKAKAEEKPEEAAEQVQSDSEAPKDESSFSLRKFLPGRKKKRAEKQASTEQGSGEEDSDTPAVVPLSEYDEQVEAEKEEPAEPAAVQIKVSAEDRSPSWIPAIVEDTDDKHDELSDIPEEAENAATPKSVDTDIAEDETEEEDAFTLKAPGRTGRRLSTAEVKPVAPAPAAETTPVPQGPKPGSAGEVLEGIAAQISEIAPKTSVTVEDVPIEVAVETTEYEPPAEEAESKTNTILETHACDEAMAICTGLGTKEIAKVALEKPVMPIIECVAVIRDALSTEVSKEEKKPITEEATLTEDEVFMAQMHQIETTELEPVVEKSDVIDVQAASEIYEPEIEKIGIVSTVLEGSEVIQATYENSPKAVVFSPIMPTSEAVVCTESIEVTETIIETKEVKMDLEQLSAIGENTPVKDVVQPICETTKTTMTKELEPAISVVVPSEEVPVITQTVVFVAPLSAESVATSDAVTMENASVCDEPVYVQETKKEGTVVITAEVTNTQTAESEISAVIEQASETVEQIKEEIQQVSEIEAQSMVIAQAVIQDAMDKVSEEPEKQPEPKKPSTPTATIPTPVQAVATIEREIETTDTAVVSDTPVVYEKPAPKSPQLLHVAQEVTDEIPIEVTQSLDASVEEEEEKKPEDRLKKAVEVKVSEETVAVEEVMEIMVENQTDKKPEEVKDEQIKESQTDEEPEEVKDEQIEVSQTDKEPEEVKDEQIIEEPEVQEPDVQEAAEEVKPQTEEAKAEAPSEESKEKVLEIHMPVQVVLQTAQVIEEPSVEEEAAEEFDTNGPVAEDVKAESTASVKKLSTLAEEPQVTASAEVSAPSQVPEAAAASQPETEKTTSGKCAEVMAQVIEVIEEAVKEIEPVSTEITAAS, from the exons TCTTTGCAGAAAAATGGACAAATCTCCAGCATGACCAGCCTGAATGGACACTCAGAGGACAACACGCTGGcagaag TTGGCCAGCCAGATGGTGTGTCTGTGGCTCAAAAAGAGGAGGCCCCTGAGACTGTGGACACCATACAGGATGAAGTGGCTCCTCAAGTGAATGGCGAGAAAGTGGAGAAAGAGTCTCAGGGTGCCAATGACATCTCCGCTGTTGAGGAGAAAGCAGCGGAGGAAAAACCTGATGATGCTAGTGAAGTGGGCTTTAAGAAGATCTTCCGCTTTGTGGGTTTTAAGTTCACcctgaagaaagacaaaagtgaagagaaagacCCTGTGAAGCTACTGACAGTCAAAGAtaaagaaggagaggaggttaGTGGGACTGATGAACCtacaaaggaggaggaggcttcTACTGCTGAGGAGAAGAGCACAGCTGAAGAGAAGGTGGCTGACACAGAAGCACCTACTGCTGAAGCTGAAGTGATTAAAGAGAGTGACAAAGGTGACGCCACCGATGCCCCAGCTGAGGGCACTGCTGCTGAAGCTACTGATGAAGCAGTCAAGGAGGAAGGAGCTGATAAGGAAGGAGAGACCACTCAGCCATCCCAGGAGACCACCCTGTCTCCCTTCAGGAAGCTTTTCAGTGGAGGACTCTTCTCTAACCTGAGAAAAAAAGCCAGCATCAAGaagacaaaagaggaggaagacaaggaAGCACCTGGTGTGGAGGAGACAGGTAAGACAGAagaaactgctgctgttgtgggaGAAATGGAGGAGAAGGTTGAGGTGGAGCAAGAAACCAAGGAGGCGGCACCAGCAActgctgaggaagaaaaaacagagccCAAGGAGGAGGCACCAACTACTCCAGAGGAAGCAAAATCAGAGACTACCCCAGAGCCTGAGGTCACTGTTGAAACCCCTGCTCCTGCGGCAACTGATGAAGCCAaacaagaagaggaaaaggcTGAACCTGGTGCAGAAGAGGAGAAGGCTCCAGTAGAGGTGACCTCTGAGGCTGAGCTGCTATCCTCACAGGAAAAGGCAAAGCCCCAGGGAAGCCCCCTAAAGAAGCTTTTCACTGGAGCTGGCTTGAAGAAGCTCTCAACTAAGAAACAGAAGATCAAGAAAGATGCTGAGACCAAGCTTACCGAATCTGGGGAGCAGACAGCTGAGCAGCTTCAATCATCCACTGAGTCAGCAGAGGCTCCAAAAACTGACAGTGGACCTTCATCTCCAGAGGAATCAGGAGAGCATGTTATTGCTGTGGAGGGGACCCAGAATGAGTCTACCCAAGAGACTGAAGGAGAAGTTGCctctgatggagagaagaaaaaagagggtATCATTCCTTGGTCTTCTTTCAAGAAACTAGTAACACCCAAGAAGCGTGTTAAAAGGTCTTCTGAGAGTGAAGATGAAGCTACAGGTGATAAGCCAGCAAAGTCAGCCACCCTGTCCTCATCTGAGAGTGCTGCATTAGCAGATAAAAGTACTGAGGAAGAGGCTAAGGAAGATAAGCCAACTGAGGAAGAGCCAAAGACTGAAAATACTGAGAAACTGGTCAGCAGCACTGAGGAGCCTAAAAAGAAGATGGACACCTCTGTCTCCTGGGAAGCTCTAATGTGCATGGGTGGACCCAAAAAGAGGACTAGGAAGacttctgattctgatgatgaGGAGACCAAGATTGAAGAGGAtctaccagcagcagcaggagaagggGAGCAGGAAGGCAAAACTGAAGCTGCTATTGTCACTTCCCAAACcacagagagtgaaggagaagtTGTTTCCTCCCCTGAACCTTTAGGCAGCCCCCCTGAGAGAGAGTCCGCCTGGGACACACTGAAACGCATCGTTATGCCAAAGAATAAGGCCAAAGCTGAGGAAAAGCCTGAAGAGGCTGCAGAACAAGTCCAGTCAGACAGTGAAGCACCAAAAGATGAGTCATCGTTTTCTTTGAGGAAGTTCTTGCCTGGACGCAAAAAGAAGAGGGCTGAAAAACAAGCCTCCACTGAACAGGGCTCAGGTGAGGAAGACTCTGACACCCCAGCTGTGGTTCCTCTCTCAGAGTATGATGAGCAAGTTGAGGCTGAAAAGGAAGAACCAGCAGAACCAGCTGCAGTCCAAATTAAAGTGTCCGCTGAAGATAGATCCCCCTCATGGATCCCAGCCATTGTGGAGGACACTGATGATAAACATGACGAGCTGAGTGACATTCCAGAGGAGGCTGAGAATGCTGCCACGCCAAAGTCTGTTGACACAGACATTGCTGAAGATGAAACTGAAGAAGAGGATGCATTTACCCTTAAAGCTCCAGGACGCACAGGACGCAGACTGTCCACAGCTGAGGTGAAACCTGTTGCCCCAGCTCCAGCTGCAGAAACCACTCCTGTTCCTCAGGGACCCAAGCCAGGCAGCGCAGGTGAGGTGTTAGAGGGCATAGCGGCCCAAATCAGTGAAATTGCACCCAAGACATCTGTGACTGTTGAAGATGTACCAATAGAGGTAGCTGTTGAAACAACAGAATATGAGCCACCGGCTGAGGAAGCAGAGTCCAAGACAAATACCATCCTGGAGACACACGCTTGTGACGAGGCCATGGCTATCTGCACTGGCCTAGGAACCAAGGAGATTGCCAAAGTAGCTCTTGAGAAACCTGTAATGCCCATCATAGAGTGTGTGGCTGTGATCCGTGATGCTCTAAGCACAGAGGTGtcaaaggaagagaagaagcCAATTACAGAGGAAGCCACTCTTACAGAAGATGAAGTGTTCATGGCCCAGATGCACCAAATAGAAACCACTGAGCTTGAGCCCGTTGTTGAAAAATCAGACGTCATAGACGTTCAAGCTGCCAGCGAGATCTACGAACCTGAGATTGAGAAGATTGGAATTGTCAGCACTGTTCTGGAGGGGTCTGAAGTAATTCAGGCCACCTACGAGAACTCTCCTAAAGCTGTTGTCTtcagtcccatcatgccaacatCTGAAGCTGTCGTTTGCACTGAGAGCATAGAAGTCACTGAAACAATTATAGAAACCAAGGAGGTGAAAATGGACCTGGAGCAGCTTTCTGCCATTGGAGAAAATACCCCTGTAAAAGATGTGGTTCAGCCCATATGTGAAACCACAAAGACCACCATGACAAAGGAGCTTGAGCCAGCAATCTCTGTAGTTGTACCAAGTGAGGAGGTTCCTGTTATCACCCAAACTGTGGTCTTTGTGGCCCCGCTCAGTGCAGAGTCCGTGGCGACATCAGACGCAGTGACCATGGAAAATGCATCAGTCTGTGATGAACCAGTCTATGTGCAGGAAACCAAGAAGGAGGGTACAGTTGTCATAACTGCAGAGGTCACTAACACTCAAACAGCAGAGTCAGAGATCAGTGCAGTCATTGAGCAGGCCAGCGAGACAGTGGAGCAAATCAAGGAGGAGATCCAGCAGGTCAGTGAAATTGAGGCTCAGAGCATGGTCATTGCCCAGGCTGTCATTCAGGATGCCATGGATAAAGTCTCAGAGGAACCTGAAAAACAGCCTGAACCCAAAAAGCCCTCCACCCCAACAGCCACCATACCAACACCAGTCCAGGCTGTAGCaacaatagagagagagattgagacAACAGACACTGCTGTTGTCAGTGACACCCCTGTTGTCTACGAAAAACCGGCACCAAAGTCACCTCAGCTACTCCATGTTGCCCAAGAAGTCACTGATGAAATCCCAATAGAGGTTACACAGAGCCTTGATgcctctgtggaggaggaggaggagaagaaaccagaaGACAGGTTGAAGAAAGCTGTGGAGGTTAAAGTAAGTGAAGAAACTGTTGCAGTGGAAGAAGTGATGGAGATAATGGTAGAGAATCAGACAGACAAGAAGCCTGAAGAGGTCAAGGATGAACAGATCAAAGAGAGTCAGACAGACGAAGAGCCTGAAGAGGTCAAGGATGAACAGATCGAagtgagtcagacagacaaagagccTGAAGAGGTCAAGGATGAACAGATCATAGAGGAACCAGAAGTCCAGGAACCAGATGTACAAGAAGCAGCTGAGGAAGTGAAACCACAAACAGAGGAAGCAAAGGCAGAGGCTCCTTCggaggagagcaaagagaaagtgCTTGAAATTCACATGCCAGTCCAAGTGGTCCTGCAGACAGCGCAGGTGATTGAGGAACCATCAGTGGAAGAAGAGGCAGCAGAAGAGTTTGACACCAACGGCCCTGTGGCTGAAGATGTAAAAGCAGAAAGCACTGCAAGTGTAAAGAAACTCTCAACGCTGGCAGAAGAACCTCAAGTGACAGCTTCAGCGGAGGTTTCCGCTCCCAGCCAAGTcccagaggcagcagcagccagccaaccagagacagagaagacaacATCGGGAAAGTGCGCAGAGGTGATGGCGCAGGTGATTGAGGTGATTGAGGAGGCTGTGAAGGAGATCGAGCCTGTGTCCACAGAGATCACAGCAGCGTCATGA